One Candidatus Hydrogenedentota bacterium genomic window carries:
- the aqpZ gene encoding aquaporin Z: MKKCGAEFFGTFWLVLGGCGSAVLAAAFPDVGIGLLGVSLAFGLTVVTMAYAIGHISGCHLNPAVSVGLWAGGRFQAKELAPYVVAQVLGGIAAGGVLYLIASGKAGFDVSAGFASNGYGEHSPGGYSLTAALVCEVVMTMMFLLIILGATDRKAPQGFAPLAIGLGLTLIHLISIPVTNTSVNPARSTAVAVYTGGWAVSQLWLFWVAPIAGALLGAAVYRVIGSSEE; encoded by the coding sequence ATGAAAAAATGTGGCGCAGAGTTTTTCGGGACCTTCTGGCTGGTACTGGGTGGGTGCGGAAGCGCCGTGCTGGCCGCGGCGTTTCCCGATGTCGGAATCGGTCTGCTCGGAGTGTCGCTGGCGTTCGGGCTGACCGTGGTGACGATGGCTTATGCCATCGGGCATATTTCCGGTTGCCATCTCAATCCCGCAGTCTCGGTGGGATTGTGGGCGGGTGGCCGTTTTCAGGCGAAGGAACTCGCCCCGTATGTCGTCGCCCAGGTGCTTGGCGGGATAGCCGCCGGCGGCGTTCTCTATCTTATTGCCAGCGGGAAGGCGGGGTTTGACGTCTCTGCGGGCTTCGCCTCCAACGGCTACGGGGAGCACTCTCCCGGGGGATACTCCCTGACCGCCGCACTGGTGTGTGAAGTGGTGATGACCATGATGTTCCTGCTCATCATCCTCGGGGCGACAGACCGTAAGGCCCCTCAGGGTTTCGCCCCGCTGGCTATAGGCCTGGGCCTGACCCTCATTCACCTGATCAGCATCCCGGTTACCAACACCTCTGTGAACCCGGCGCGCAGCACCGCCGTCGCCGTGTACACCGGTGGGTGGGCAGTGTCCCAGTTGTGGCTTTTCTGGGTGGCCCCGATTGCCGGCGCGCTGCTCGGCGCGGCGGTATACCGTGTGATTGGCTCCTCGGAGGAGTGA